CCGAGGAAGCCGCTCAGCGAGGCCATGTCGGTACGAACGAGCTGCGCGAAGTCGGTGAGATCCCAGCCCCTGCGGACATCGCCCGCGACCTGAACATCGAGGGACAGCCGCAGCAGGTCGTGGTCCGGCGTCGCATCGTGCTCCTCGACGGGGTGCCGATCGAGCTCGCCGACTCCTACTACCCGGCCTCGATCGCCCGTGGCACACCACTCGCGCAGCCCGGCAAGATCCGTGGCGGTGCTGTGCGGTTGCTCGCCGAGCTGGGGCACCGGGCGCGCAAGGTGGAGGAGACGGTGAGCGCCCGGCCGGCCACGGCGATCGAGCGGGACCTGTTGGGGCTCGATGCGGCCGAGTGGGTGCTGGTGCTTCGCCGCGTCACCCGTGACGACGCCGGAACTCCGTACGAGAGCACCGTGATGACCATGGTCGCCGGCGGTCGTGAGCTGCGTTACGAGCACGAAGAAGGCTGATCCCCGGTTCACACCTGGGCGGCCGAGATGACCAGGTCCAGCGCCTGACGGGACTCGCTCAGATCCCGCATCGCCTGATCGATCCGCTCACGTTCCTGCCGAAGCCGCCCCACCACGTCCGGGCAAGTCGGCGCCAACCGCTCCCCCCGAGCCTCCACACACGGCAGCACAGCGGCGATGGTCGAGGTGCTGAGCCCGGCGGAGAGCAGGCAGCGGATGCGGCGCACCGTCTCCACGTGCGCCTCCGTGTACTCGCGGTACCCGCTGGGCAGCCGCGACGGACTCAGCAACCCCTGCTCCTCGTAGTAGCGCAGCAGCCGCTCACTCACCCCGGTACGCCGGACGAGCTCACCGAT
The nucleotide sequence above comes from Nonomuraea gerenzanensis. Encoded proteins:
- a CDS encoding GntR family transcriptional regulator, which translates into the protein MRPSGWSNTSAPYIRPRPDGEPDAWTEEAAQRGHVGTNELREVGEIPAPADIARDLNIEGQPQQVVVRRRIVLLDGVPIELADSYYPASIARGTPLAQPGKIRGGAVRLLAELGHRARKVEETVSARPATAIERDLLGLDAAEWVLVLRRVTRDDAGTPYESTVMTMVAGGRELRYEHEEG
- a CDS encoding MerR family transcriptional regulator, whose translation is MRIGELVRRTGVSERLLRYYEEQGLLSPSRLPSGYREYTEAHVETVRRIRCLLSAGLSTSTIAAVLPCVEARGERLAPTCPDVVGRLRQERERIDQAMRDLSESRQALDLVISAAQV